Proteins found in one Rhodobacteraceae bacterium D3-12 genomic segment:
- the ruvB gene encoding Holliday junction branch migration DNA helicase RuvB, whose translation MDQPDPTLRADPLPEDTDRALRPQMLNEFVGQEEARANLSVFIQSARMREEAMDHTLFHGPPGLGKTTLAQIIARELGVGFRMTSGPVLAKAGDLAAILTNLEANDVLFIDEIHRLNPAVEEVLYPAMEDFELDLVIGEGPAARTVRIELQPFTLVGATTRLGLLTTPLRDRFGIPTRLKFYEISELHQIVSANARKLGVETQTEGALEIARRSRGTPRIAGRLLRRVVDFAVVEGGGKITRELADAALLRLGVDHLGLDGADRRYLTMIAENYQGGPVGIETIAAALSESRDAIEEVIEPFLLQQGLIQRTPRGRMLGQKGWSHLGLAAPEPKPDPKKPQNDLFGK comes from the coding sequence ATGGATCAGCCTGACCCGACATTGCGCGCCGATCCGTTGCCCGAAGACACCGACCGCGCATTGCGGCCCCAGATGCTGAACGAGTTCGTTGGGCAGGAGGAAGCACGCGCCAACCTGAGTGTGTTCATCCAGTCTGCGCGGATGCGCGAAGAGGCGATGGATCACACCCTGTTTCACGGGCCTCCGGGCTTGGGGAAGACCACGCTGGCACAGATCATTGCGCGTGAATTGGGCGTTGGGTTTCGCATGACCAGCGGGCCGGTGTTGGCCAAGGCAGGCGACCTGGCCGCGATCCTGACCAATCTGGAAGCCAATGACGTTCTTTTTATTGATGAAATTCATCGCCTTAACCCGGCGGTCGAAGAGGTTCTTTATCCTGCGATGGAGGATTTCGAGCTTGATCTTGTGATCGGAGAAGGGCCGGCGGCGCGGACGGTGCGGATTGAATTGCAGCCCTTCACGCTGGTCGGGGCAACGACGCGGTTGGGGCTGTTGACAACGCCGCTGCGCGACCGGTTCGGTATTCCGACGCGGCTTAAGTTTTACGAAATTAGTGAGCTTCATCAGATTGTTAGCGCCAATGCCCGCAAGCTGGGTGTGGAGACACAGACCGAAGGCGCGCTGGAAATCGCGCGCCGCTCGCGCGGGACGCCACGGATCGCGGGGCGGCTCTTGCGCCGGGTGGTGGATTTCGCCGTGGTCGAAGGCGGCGGGAAGATCACCCGCGAATTGGCTGATGCGGCGCTCTTGAGGCTGGGGGTCGATCACCTTGGGCTTGATGGAGCTGACCGGCGCTATCTCACTATGATTGCAGAGAATTATCAGGGTGGGCCGGTCGGGATCGAGACCATCGCCGCGGCGCTGAGCGAGTCGCGGGATGCGATTGAAGAGGTGATCGAACCGTTCCTGTTGCAACAGGGCTTGATCCAGCGGACGCCACGCGGTCGGATGCTTGGGCAGAAGGGCTGGAGCCACCTTGGGCTGGCCGCGCCGGAGCCGAAACCTGACCCGAAAAAGCCGCAAAACGACCTGTTCGGCAAATAG
- the ruvA gene encoding Holliday junction branch migration protein RuvA: MIGKISGRIEYRGEDHVLIDVRGIGYLVYCSERTLAALPGPGEAVALYTELLVREDLLQLFGFTSLVEKEWHRLLMSVQGIGAKASMAILGTLGSEGVNRAIALGDWNAVKAAKGIGPKTAQRVVNELKDKAPAVMAMGGADDAPAAPVIDDADAVIEPVKTAPTPRQPSSAAAQSEALSALSNLGYAPGEAAGAVAQAAGEHEGADTPVLIREALKLLAPKG, translated from the coding sequence ATGATTGGCAAAATCTCGGGCCGGATAGAATATCGCGGTGAAGACCATGTGCTGATCGACGTGAGGGGCATCGGCTATCTGGTCTATTGCTCAGAGCGCACATTGGCCGCGTTGCCCGGTCCGGGCGAGGCGGTGGCGCTTTACACCGAATTGCTGGTGCGCGAAGACCTGTTGCAGTTGTTCGGCTTTACCTCGCTCGTTGAAAAGGAATGGCACCGGCTTTTGATGAGTGTTCAGGGAATCGGGGCCAAAGCGTCGATGGCCATATTGGGCACACTTGGTTCAGAAGGGGTTAACAGGGCGATCGCGTTGGGCGATTGGAATGCTGTGAAGGCCGCCAAGGGGATTGGCCCCAAGACGGCGCAGCGCGTCGTAAACGAGTTGAAAGACAAGGCACCAGCCGTGATGGCGATGGGCGGCGCGGATGATGCCCCCGCCGCGCCAGTTATTGACGATGCGGATGCGGTGATCGAGCCGGTCAAAACCGCCCCGACCCCGCGCCAGCCAAGCAGCGCGGCGGCGCAATCCGAGGCGCTTTCAGCGCTGTCAAACCTTGGCTATGCGCCGGGCGAAGCGGCGGGTGCCGTGGCGCAGGCCGCAGGAGAGCATGAGGGGGCCGACACGCCGGTGTTGATCCGCGAAGCCCTTAAATTGCTGGCGCCGAAGGGGTAA
- the ruvC gene encoding crossover junction endodeoxyribonuclease RuvC, translated as MRVLGIDPGLRFLGWGVIDVEGSRVSHVANGTCRSEGTDLAARLVSLHDQLTAVLQQFRPDTAAVEQTFVNKDGAATLKLGQARGIAMLVPAQAGLEVGEYAPNTVKKTVVGVGHADKAQIAHMVKVQLPGVVLDSPDAADALAIAICHAHHAKSRATVAAALRKVGT; from the coding sequence ATGCGGGTTTTAGGGATTGATCCCGGATTGCGCTTCCTCGGCTGGGGGGTGATCGATGTTGAGGGTAGCCGGGTGAGCCATGTTGCCAATGGCACCTGTCGCTCGGAAGGAACGGATTTGGCGGCGCGGCTGGTGTCGCTGCATGATCAACTGACCGCAGTTTTGCAGCAGTTTCGCCCGGACACGGCGGCGGTGGAGCAGACATTTGTAAACAAGGACGGGGCGGCGACGCTCAAGCTGGGGCAGGCGCGGGGGATCGCGATGCTGGTTCCGGCGCAGGCGGGGCTTGAGGTCGGGGAATATGCGCCCAACACCGTCAAAAAGACCGTTGTGGGCGTTGGCCATGCAGACAAGGCGCAGATTGCGCATATGGTAAAGGTGCAATTGCCGGGTGTCGTTCTTGATAGTCCTGACGCGGCGGATGCGCTGGCCATTGCGATCTGTCATGCGCATCATGCGAAATCGCGGGCCACGGTGGCGGCCGCATTGAGGAAGGTGGGCACATGA
- a CDS encoding DUF1127 domain-containing protein, with protein MAAIDTPRVHFASGTNGRIGRFFNSVLASVIAWNDARVTRNVLSQLSDRELEDIGLCRGDIEDLAHKA; from the coding sequence ATGGCTGCAATCGACACTCCCCGCGTACACTTCGCCTCTGGCACCAATGGCCGTATCGGTCGGTTCTTCAACAGCGTATTGGCCTCGGTCATCGCTTGGAACGATGCGCGCGTCACACGTAACGTCTTGTCGCAACTCTCCGATCGTGAGCTGGAAGACATCGGTCTCTGCCGCGGTGACATCGAAGACCTCGCCCACAAAGCCTGA
- a CDS encoding 50S ribosomal protein L11 methyltransferase has protein sequence MTTFTALTTLNDKAQAQALGEAMERLDPEPTGVGVFEVEDGSGVWEVGGYFTDQPDEAGLAVLAVAFEAKPFAVSELPETDWVAKVKRELAPVHAGRFFVYGAHDAEAVPAGVEPLLIEAAMAFGTGHHGTTHGCLLALDELAEAGFHARNAVDIGCGTAVLAMAAARLWPEPVLCSDIDEVAVDVAEANIRANGLEQRVRCVEAAGFDHAELEEQAPYDLVFANILKGPLIALAEDMATRFQDAGKVILSGILNEQADDVIAHYAQFGINLVKRREIGEWTTLTLEK, from the coding sequence ATGACAACCTTTACCGCCCTGACCACGTTAAACGACAAAGCCCAAGCGCAAGCGTTGGGCGAGGCGATGGAACGGCTCGACCCTGAGCCAACGGGAGTTGGCGTGTTCGAGGTCGAAGACGGCTCGGGCGTTTGGGAAGTGGGCGGCTATTTCACCGATCAACCGGATGAGGCGGGGCTGGCGGTTTTAGCGGTTGCGTTCGAGGCCAAGCCGTTTGCCGTTTCGGAACTGCCGGAAACCGATTGGGTGGCCAAAGTGAAACGCGAGCTGGCGCCGGTGCATGCAGGGCGGTTTTTTGTTTATGGCGCACATGATGCCGAAGCGGTACCGGCAGGGGTTGAGCCGCTGCTGATCGAAGCGGCGATGGCGTTCGGAACTGGGCATCACGGCACGACGCATGGCTGCTTACTGGCGCTTGATGAATTGGCCGAAGCCGGGTTTCATGCCCGCAACGCGGTCGATATCGGTTGCGGCACTGCAGTGCTTGCGATGGCGGCGGCGCGGCTTTGGCCCGAGCCGGTTTTGTGCAGCGATATCGACGAGGTTGCCGTGGACGTGGCCGAGGCGAATATTCGCGCCAACGGGCTGGAGCAGCGTGTGCGCTGTGTTGAGGCAGCAGGTTTCGATCACGCAGAGCTTGAGGAGCAAGCCCCTTATGATCTGGTCTTTGCCAATATCCTCAAAGGGCCATTGATCGCGCTGGCCGAGGATATGGCGACACGGTTTCAGGACGCAGGAAAGGTGATTCTTTCCGGTATCCTGAATGAACAAGCCGACGATGTGATCGCGCATTATGCACAGTTTGGTATCAATCTTGTCAAACGGCGTGAGATTGGTGAATGGACGACGCTAACATTGGAAAAATAG
- a CDS encoding MFS transporter has protein sequence MLKTIPLSEAGDLPFWRRPITLLFVMAAAMPIAFATWSALLNNFIIEVGKFDGADNGWLHTVREIPGFLAVGVIAIIIFVREQVLGIVSLVLLGVATAVTAWFPSMAGILTITMLSSIGFHYYETVNQSLQLQWLPKERAPQMLGLLLSAGSAATLVAYGLIVLTWQSFDLSYNFVYLTAGGTTTLLALFCLFAYPQFEAPHPQRKQMILRRRYWLYYALQFMAGARRQIFIVFAGFMMVEKFGFEVHEVTALFLINLVINILFAPLFGRAVARFGERNTLVFEYIGLVSVFLAYGGIYYFGWGVVLAATLYVIDHMFFALALALKTYFQKIADPGDIAPTAAVAFTINHIAAVFLPALLGYLWLVSPGGVFILASMMAGVSLALALLIPRHPEPGNETVFSKFAAAAPAE, from the coding sequence ATGTTGAAAACGATTCCACTTTCCGAGGCCGGAGACCTGCCGTTTTGGCGGCGTCCGATAACATTGCTTTTTGTGATGGCCGCAGCGATGCCGATTGCTTTTGCGACGTGGTCGGCGCTGCTTAATAACTTCATCATCGAAGTTGGCAAATTCGACGGGGCAGACAACGGCTGGCTGCATACGGTGCGCGAGATCCCCGGCTTTCTGGCTGTTGGGGTCATCGCGATTATCATCTTCGTGCGCGAGCAGGTGCTTGGGATCGTATCGCTTGTCCTTCTTGGTGTGGCAACAGCGGTGACGGCATGGTTTCCATCAATGGCGGGCATTCTGACAATTACTATGCTCAGCAGTATTGGCTTTCATTATTACGAAACCGTAAACCAATCGTTGCAGTTACAGTGGCTACCAAAAGAGCGTGCGCCACAGATGCTGGGCCTCCTGCTGTCTGCCGGGTCTGCGGCGACGCTGGTGGCGTATGGGCTGATCGTTTTAACGTGGCAGAGTTTCGATCTGAGCTATAACTTTGTTTACCTCACGGCTGGCGGCACGACGACGCTGTTGGCGTTGTTCTGCCTGTTTGCCTATCCGCAATTCGAAGCGCCGCACCCGCAGCGCAAACAGATGATTTTGCGGCGCCGCTATTGGCTCTATTATGCGTTGCAGTTCATGGCAGGCGCCCGGCGACAGATATTTATTGTCTTTGCCGGCTTCATGATGGTCGAAAAATTTGGTTTTGAAGTGCATGAGGTCACAGCGCTCTTCCTGATCAATTTGGTTATCAACATTCTGTTTGCCCCGTTGTTTGGTCGTGCGGTGGCGCGATTTGGTGAGCGCAATACGCTTGTGTTCGAATACATCGGTTTGGTGAGCGTGTTTCTGGCGTATGGCGGGATTTACTACTTCGGTTGGGGCGTGGTTTTGGCGGCGACGCTCTATGTGATTGATCATATGTTTTTCGCGCTTGCTCTGGCGCTGAAAACATACTTTCAAAAGATCGCCGATCCGGGTGACATCGCGCCGACCGCGGCTGTTGCTTTCACCATTAATCATATTGCGGCTGTGTTCTTGCCCGCGTTGCTTGGCTATCTATGGCTTGTGTCTCCCGGGGGCGTGTTCATTCTTGCGTCGATGATGGCTGGGGTTTCACTTGCGCTTGCGTTGCTCATCCCTCGACATCCGGAGCCGGGAAATGAGACGGTTTTCTCAAAGTTTGCGGCGGCGGCGCCGGCCGAGTAG
- a CDS encoding YeeE/YedE family protein, whose protein sequence is MDLIALVDRIGEGPTAALFGLITGVIFGVAAQRSRFCLRAATVEFARGMMQDKVAVWLLTFSTALVWVQSAQLLGLMRSEEARMMAVPGSWSGAIIGGLLFGVGMVLARGCSGRLLVLAATGNLRSVVSGLIFAVVAQMSLSGWLAPLRDTLAMLWITPGGQNVDLMTFLGLPNYAGLLLGVVTAMVALVISARNKIGWSRLFFASGVGFAVAVGWVLTFALSQVAFDPVPVESATFSGPSANTLMYFLDRKSVLEFDIGLVPGVVIGSFLSAVLAKEFHFKGFSDESNMRRSMTGAVLMGFGAMLAGGCAIGAGVTGGSIFVGTAWLALFCMWVGAVTTDLLLDQQTLVATH, encoded by the coding sequence ATGGACCTCATTGCACTTGTTGACCGCATTGGCGAAGGGCCGACTGCCGCCTTGTTTGGCTTGATCACTGGCGTGATCTTTGGCGTCGCGGCGCAACGGTCACGCTTTTGCTTGCGGGCCGCCACCGTTGAATTCGCGCGCGGCATGATGCAGGACAAGGTCGCCGTCTGGTTGTTGACGTTTTCGACCGCGCTGGTTTGGGTGCAATCTGCGCAACTGCTTGGGCTGATGCGCAGCGAAGAGGCCCGCATGATGGCAGTCCCAGGAAGCTGGTCGGGAGCGATCATTGGCGGATTGCTTTTCGGTGTCGGCATGGTTCTTGCGCGCGGCTGCTCGGGGCGGCTTTTGGTTCTGGCAGCAACCGGCAATTTGCGGTCCGTAGTATCTGGGTTGATTTTTGCGGTGGTCGCCCAGATGTCGCTTTCGGGTTGGCTGGCTCCGCTTCGCGACACTCTGGCAATGCTCTGGATAACACCGGGCGGGCAAAACGTTGATTTAATGACGTTTTTAGGTTTACCCAACTATGCTGGATTGCTCCTTGGAGTTGTCACAGCAATGGTGGCATTGGTGATCTCGGCGCGAAACAAGATTGGGTGGTCCCGGCTTTTCTTTGCTTCCGGGGTTGGGTTTGCGGTTGCAGTTGGCTGGGTCTTAACCTTCGCACTCAGCCAAGTTGCCTTTGATCCCGTGCCCGTTGAAAGCGCAACTTTTTCAGGCCCCTCCGCCAATACGCTGATGTATTTTCTCGATCGAAAGTCCGTGCTGGAGTTCGATATCGGGCTGGTCCCCGGCGTCGTTATTGGCTCTTTTCTGTCCGCTGTTCTTGCAAAGGAGTTTCATTTCAAGGGTTTTTCAGATGAATCGAACATGCGGCGTTCCATGACCGGCGCTGTGCTTATGGGCTTCGGTGCCATGTTGGCCGGTGGTTGCGCGATTGGTGCGGGGGTGACCGGCGGCTCGATCTTTGTCGGCACGGCTTGGCTCGCTTTATTTTGCATGTGGGTTGGCGCGGTGACCACTGATCTTCTGCTAGACCAACAAACTCTCGTGGCAACCCATTGA
- a CDS encoding primosomal protein N' — protein sequence MKDFFFEGDLVAVLTTQPLDRFLDYKAPPGGCHLGAYVEVPLGPRKVLGVVWGAGKGDFDRARIRPVNKVLDLAPMQAEMQAFLERAADYTLTPLSAMLRLATRAPGLTDPPSMRKVYRPGNADPDRMTDARRRVIRALNEYGGLSFTLKELSEMAGASTSVVKGLVKQGVVFEEDSPRDVPFPYLDPELAGKELTEDQARAAETLGAQIRQNVYGTTLLRGVTGSGKTEVYLEAVAECLRHRKQALVLLPEIALSAEFVARVEARFGARPAEWHSGVTMTERRRTWKMVGQGGAQVVVGARSALFLPFMDLGLIVVDEEHDTSYKQEDSVLYNARDMAVLRAALGGGRVVLASATPSLESWANAEAGKYEKLTLTSRFGDAVLPKMRTIDMRGVQLPSTRWISPELAQAVQARIEKGEQSLLFLNRRGFAPITLCRACGQQVGCDHCDARMVEHRFLKRLVCHQCGESKPLPEACPSCGKEGQMAAVGPGVERMTEEAVALFPDARIATLSSDLFGSARALKERIASIAEGEADIIVGTQLVAKGHNFPLLTLVGVIDADLGLQGSDLRAAERTFQLMRQVSGRAGRADKPGEAILQTYQPEHPVIRAILGGEEEKFWAAEAEERRHAGVPPFGRMAAIILSAPDVQEVFDLGSELARNDGPLRQVGAQVFGPAPAPIARIRGRHRVRLLVKAPKGVALQGALVKWLGLVRPAKTTRLVVDIDPQSFY from the coding sequence GTGAAAGACTTTTTCTTTGAGGGCGATCTGGTTGCGGTGCTCACCACGCAGCCGCTCGATCGGTTTCTTGATTACAAGGCGCCTCCGGGCGGCTGCCATCTCGGTGCCTACGTCGAGGTGCCTCTCGGTCCTCGCAAGGTGCTAGGGGTGGTCTGGGGCGCCGGGAAAGGCGATTTTGATCGTGCGCGGATCCGTCCGGTGAACAAAGTGCTCGACTTGGCCCCCATGCAGGCCGAAATGCAGGCGTTTCTTGAACGCGCTGCGGATTACACCCTAACACCGCTTTCGGCCATGCTCCGGCTCGCGACGCGCGCTCCGGGCCTCACAGACCCACCGTCGATGCGCAAAGTGTACCGCCCCGGAAATGCCGACCCGGATCGGATGACCGATGCCCGTCGGCGTGTGATCCGGGCCTTGAATGAATACGGCGGCTTGTCGTTTACGCTCAAAGAGTTAAGCGAAATGGCGGGGGCGTCTACCTCGGTTGTTAAGGGGTTGGTGAAGCAAGGGGTTGTTTTCGAAGAGGATTCGCCTCGCGACGTCCCGTTTCCCTATCTCGATCCCGAATTGGCAGGCAAAGAATTGACGGAGGATCAAGCGCGCGCGGCGGAGACGCTCGGTGCGCAGATTCGTCAGAATGTGTACGGTACGACGCTTCTGCGGGGGGTGACGGGGTCTGGCAAAACCGAAGTTTACCTTGAGGCTGTCGCAGAGTGTCTTCGCCATCGCAAACAGGCGCTGGTTTTACTGCCGGAAATCGCTCTTAGCGCCGAATTTGTCGCGCGCGTCGAGGCCCGTTTCGGTGCACGCCCGGCCGAATGGCACTCGGGTGTGACCATGACAGAGCGGCGCCGCACTTGGAAAATGGTTGGCCAAGGCGGGGCACAAGTGGTCGTTGGTGCGCGTTCTGCCTTGTTTCTACCGTTTATGGATCTTGGCCTAATTGTCGTCGATGAGGAGCATGATACCTCATATAAACAAGAAGATAGCGTGCTTTACAATGCCCGCGACATGGCTGTTCTTCGGGCCGCATTGGGGGGCGGTAGGGTTGTTTTGGCCTCGGCCACGCCGAGCCTTGAGAGCTGGGCAAACGCCGAAGCGGGCAAGTATGAAAAACTGACCCTGACATCGCGTTTCGGCGACGCCGTTTTGCCCAAAATGCGAACAATTGACATGCGAGGTGTTCAACTGCCTTCAACCCGCTGGATTTCGCCTGAACTAGCGCAGGCGGTACAGGCACGGATCGAAAAGGGCGAGCAATCGTTGCTCTTTCTTAACCGACGGGGCTTTGCGCCGATCACGTTATGCCGGGCGTGCGGGCAACAGGTTGGCTGCGATCATTGCGACGCACGAATGGTGGAACATCGTTTTTTGAAAAGGCTGGTGTGTCACCAGTGCGGAGAGAGCAAACCGCTTCCAGAGGCCTGCCCCTCCTGCGGGAAAGAGGGGCAGATGGCTGCGGTGGGTCCCGGGGTCGAGCGGATGACCGAAGAAGCGGTCGCGCTCTTTCCTGACGCGCGCATCGCGACCCTTTCATCGGACTTGTTTGGATCGGCACGTGCGCTGAAGGAGCGGATCGCCAGCATTGCCGAGGGTGAGGCAGACATAATAGTTGGAACGCAATTAGTGGCAAAAGGCCATAATTTTCCGTTGCTTACGCTTGTTGGCGTGATTGATGCCGACCTTGGGCTTCAAGGGTCCGACTTGCGCGCAGCAGAGCGAACGTTCCAATTAATGCGCCAGGTGTCCGGGCGCGCTGGGCGTGCTGACAAACCTGGTGAGGCTATTCTACAGACCTATCAGCCAGAGCATCCTGTGATCCGCGCTATCCTTGGCGGGGAGGAGGAGAAGTTCTGGGCCGCCGAGGCAGAGGAGCGACGCCATGCAGGCGTTCCGCCGTTTGGGCGGATGGCTGCAATTATTCTGTCTGCGCCAGACGTGCAGGAGGTATTCGATTTGGGGAGCGAGTTGGCGCGAAATGACGGGCCGTTGAGACAGGTCGGCGCGCAGGTTTTCGGGCCGGCACCGGCACCTATTGCGCGCATTCGCGGTCGCCACAGGGTCCGGCTTTTGGTGAAGGCGCCCAAGGGGGTTGCGCTTCAGGGGGCGCTCGTCAAATGGCTTGGATTGGTCAGACCGGCCAAGACCACCCGGCTGGTTGTGGATATTGATCCGCAGAGTTTTTATTGA
- the fsa gene encoding fructose-6-phosphate aldolase has protein sequence MKFFVDTAEVDAIAELNDLGMVDGVTTNPSLIMKSGRDIIEVTKEIANLVDGPVSAEVVATEASEMIAEGRKLAKIAPNIAVKVPLTWDGLKACKALTSDGNMVNVTLCFSVNQAILAAKAGATFISPFIGRLDDINLDGMELIEDMRTVYDNYGFETEILAASIRSVNHMADCARIGADVVTAPPGVIKAMVSHPLTDKGLEAFLKDWEKTGQKIL, from the coding sequence ATGAAATTCTTTGTTGATACTGCCGAAGTAGATGCGATTGCCGAATTGAATGATCTGGGCATGGTGGATGGTGTTACAACCAACCCGTCGCTGATTATGAAGTCGGGCCGCGATATTATTGAAGTTACAAAAGAAATTGCCAACCTCGTTGATGGGCCGGTTAGCGCCGAAGTGGTCGCCACCGAAGCCAGTGAAATGATCGCTGAGGGGCGCAAGTTGGCCAAGATCGCACCAAATATCGCGGTTAAAGTGCCGCTCACTTGGGATGGTTTGAAAGCCTGCAAAGCACTGACATCAGACGGAAATATGGTAAACGTAACGCTGTGCTTCAGCGTGAACCAAGCCATTCTGGCGGCCAAGGCGGGGGCGACCTTCATTTCGCCCTTCATCGGTCGTTTGGATGATATCAACCTTGATGGCATGGAGCTGATCGAGGACATGCGGACGGTTTATGACAACTACGGTTTTGAGACTGAAATCCTTGCCGCGTCGATCCGCAGCGTGAACCATATGGCCGATTGTGCGCGGATTGGTGCCGACGTTGTGACCGCGCCGCCGGGTGTTATCAAGGCGATGGTGAGCCACCCGCTGACTGATAAGGGGCTAGAGGCCTTTTTGAAAGATTGGGAAAAAACAGGGCAGAAAATCCTGTAA
- a CDS encoding DUF484 family protein — protein MSSTPRMDDTVREKIISDPEVILEDQDLMRALIAANERSMGGNIVDLRGIAMERLEARLDRLEDTHRSVIAAAYENLAGTNQVHRAILRMLDPVEFEGFLKDLGGEVAEILRVDCVKLVLESVQTDEEAAIKRLGSVLTVAEPGFIDGYVTGERGAPMRQVTLRQIDEGDAQMFGDKAGWVRSEACLKLDFGEGRLPGMLVMGSEDPHMFTPQQGTDLLAFFAGVFERAMRRWLS, from the coding sequence ATGAGCAGCACGCCCCGTATGGACGATACTGTCCGCGAAAAAATCATCTCGGATCCAGAAGTCATTCTGGAAGATCAAGACCTTATGCGCGCATTGATCGCCGCGAACGAGCGTTCGATGGGCGGCAATATTGTTGATTTGCGTGGCATCGCCATGGAGCGTCTTGAGGCGCGGCTTGACCGGTTGGAAGACACCCATCGCAGCGTGATTGCCGCCGCTTACGAGAACCTTGCCGGGACAAATCAAGTGCATCGCGCGATCTTGCGGATGCTCGATCCGGTGGAGTTTGAGGGGTTCTTGAAGGACCTTGGCGGCGAAGTGGCCGAGATTCTGCGGGTTGATTGCGTCAAGCTTGTGCTTGAGTCGGTGCAGACCGACGAAGAGGCCGCCATCAAACGGCTCGGCTCGGTCCTGACGGTGGCGGAACCCGGCTTTATCGACGGGTACGTCACGGGCGAGCGTGGCGCGCCGATGCGTCAGGTCACCTTGCGCCAAATTGATGAGGGCGACGCGCAAATGTTTGGCGACAAAGCGGGGTGGGTCCGCTCGGAGGCGTGTTTGAAACTCGACTTTGGCGAGGGCCGCCTGCCGGGCATGTTGGTTATGGGCTCGGAAGATCCGCATATGTTCACCCCACAACAAGGCACTGATCTTCTTGCCTTTTTCGCTGGCGTCTTTGAAAGAGCAATGCGCCGCTGGCTGTCATGA